A region of Pontiella agarivorans DNA encodes the following proteins:
- a CDS encoding transposase codes for MLLTEHRRKLVDLRVKLTNELRSCLKSYYPLACEVAGDKLNEKLALDFLARWPTFEKLKRSRLTTVRSFYTRGNSRYSKAIEKRLNAIERAEPVTGDPVIVESFSMQMLALVAQLQKLRETIREYDRQIVRTYASHADVAIISSFPATGKVFGPRLIAALGTDRNRFNSAQELENYSGIAPVTERSGKMHWVHRRWKCSNFIRQSFHEWAGETRKHSLWARAFYIQAREKGMGHHQAVRALGYKWNRILYRCWKERVPYDELHYISVLKRRGSGLIKIIAEHPDAIRLNGPVESQFLR; via the coding sequence ATGCTGCTGACCGAGCATCGCCGCAAACTGGTTGATCTGAGGGTCAAACTGACCAACGAACTGCGTTCCTGTCTCAAAAGCTACTATCCACTCGCCTGCGAGGTGGCCGGCGACAAGCTGAACGAAAAACTGGCTCTTGATTTTCTGGCTCGCTGGCCCACGTTTGAAAAACTCAAGCGTTCCCGTTTAACGACGGTTCGCAGCTTCTACACCCGGGGCAACAGCCGCTACTCGAAAGCCATTGAAAAACGTCTGAACGCCATCGAGCGGGCAGAGCCGGTCACCGGCGATCCGGTGATCGTTGAAAGCTTCAGCATGCAGATGCTGGCTTTGGTGGCCCAGCTTCAGAAGCTGAGGGAAACCATCCGGGAATACGACCGGCAGATCGTTCGCACCTATGCCTCGCATGCCGATGTCGCCATCATTTCAAGCTTTCCGGCCACCGGCAAAGTATTCGGCCCTCGGTTGATTGCCGCACTGGGCACCGATCGCAACCGCTTTAACTCAGCACAGGAACTGGAGAACTATTCCGGCATTGCCCCCGTCACTGAACGCAGCGGAAAAATGCACTGGGTGCACCGACGCTGGAAGTGCTCGAACTTTATACGGCAGAGCTTTCATGAATGGGCCGGTGAGACCCGTAAGCACTCCCTGTGGGCTCGGGCGTTCTACATCCAAGCCAGAGAGAAGGGAATGGGTCATCACCAGGCCGTCCGGGCACTGGGTTACAAATGGAACCGTATTCTGTACCGCTGCTGGAAAGAGCGGGTTCCTTACGACGAGCTGCACTATATCAGCGTACTCAAAAGACGAGGCTCTGGATTAATCAAAATCATTGCCGAACACCCTGATGCCATTAGGCTGAACGGGCCTGTCGAAAGTCAATTTTTGCGTTGA
- a CDS encoding PocR ligand-binding domain-containing protein, which translates to MNRDMEYIFSDRMLKLLDHFTSLTEVRIAFFSLKGEELCIGQDRSICDYCAMRRREKGFDKACLANDAAGRRAALEMESVCFYQCHAGLYEAVVPVYVGETPIGYAMVGQFRIVGSEEKVRNAHEAEALEKMPVFTPQKAEDLLSMFDVLIQHITSHALVGRRDYDLLDPLVQRMRRQPEERLSLKDAAGIVGLSASRLSHLFTTMIGVSFKQYQMALRLDRADRLMKANPDWRMARIAEKCGFEDPLYFSRAYKKHRGIPPSKAFQ; encoded by the coding sequence ATGAATCGGGATATGGAATATATTTTCAGCGACCGGATGCTGAAGCTGCTGGATCATTTTACCTCGCTGACAGAAGTGCGGATTGCCTTTTTTTCGTTGAAAGGGGAGGAACTCTGCATCGGTCAGGACCGCAGTATTTGCGACTACTGTGCGATGCGCCGGCGCGAAAAGGGCTTTGATAAGGCCTGTCTCGCCAACGATGCGGCCGGCCGCCGGGCGGCACTGGAAATGGAAAGCGTTTGTTTTTATCAATGCCACGCCGGACTCTATGAGGCCGTGGTGCCGGTATATGTGGGCGAGACCCCGATCGGCTACGCCATGGTCGGGCAATTCCGTATTGTTGGATCCGAAGAAAAAGTCCGCAATGCGCACGAAGCGGAGGCGCTGGAAAAAATGCCGGTTTTTACACCGCAGAAAGCCGAAGACCTGCTCAGTATGTTTGATGTGCTGATTCAGCACATCACCAGTCATGCACTGGTCGGGCGGCGGGACTACGACCTGCTCGATCCGCTGGTGCAGCGGATGCGCCGGCAACCCGAAGAACGGCTCAGTCTTAAAGACGCCGCCGGAATCGTCGGTTTAAGCGCATCCCGGCTCTCGCACCTGTTCACCACCATGATCGGCGTCAGTTTCAAGCAATATCAAATGGCGCTGCGGCTCGACCGTGCGGATCGGCTCATGAAAGCCAATCCTGATTGGCGAATGGCCCGGATTGCCGAAAAATGCGGTTTTGAAGATCCGCTCTATTTTTCCCGTGCCTATAAAAAACACCGCGGAATTCCACCCTCCAAAGCCTTCCAATGA
- a CDS encoding DUF5060 domain-containing protein — protein MKRAWTALLCLMSVWAFGKAEISGELKTWHKVTLTFQGPETSEQAQLNPFMNYRLNVTFRHPATGKIYVVPGYFAADGNAAETSAVKGDKWRVHFSPDRTGTWEYEVDFRKGNYAAISSKKDTGKPGEFMDGETGSFDIAETDKTGRDFRSKGRLDYVGGHYLQFAGSGEYFLKMGPDAPENFLSYAEFDGTQNADGHKDNLVKTWEAHSGDWKNGDPVWQGGKGKGIIGALNYLESEGLNSVSFLTMNIGGDDQNAFPYVDYDTLDRFDCSKLDQWEIVFEHAQRHGLFLHFKLMEHENQGLLDGGAVGARTKLYYREIIARFGHHLALNWNVCEESGEWGHLRTPPAETPERLACAERLYLQDPYQHHRVIHNGKWFDDILGPESKYTGPSLQTNQKDFRNVHGNVLKLRNQSAEHGKPWAVACDEPGDASFSLLPDANDSDGVNHYNARKNALWGTLLAGGWGVEWYFGYKVPHSDLTCTDWRSRDGFWDYCRYALAFFNENKIPFWEMENSNALIGNPKNDVNAGFCFSRPEVYVIYVPKAGKAELDLSGVSGDFNVRWFNPRRGGALQHGSVAAVKGGGKADLGNPPSEAEEDWVILVR, from the coding sequence ATGAAGCGAGCATGGACGGCACTGCTGTGCCTTATGAGTGTATGGGCGTTCGGCAAAGCCGAAATTTCGGGTGAACTCAAAACGTGGCACAAGGTCACCCTGACGTTCCAGGGTCCGGAAACTTCGGAGCAGGCCCAATTAAATCCGTTTATGAACTATCGTCTCAATGTGACCTTCCGGCATCCGGCCACCGGAAAAATCTATGTGGTTCCGGGTTATTTTGCGGCGGATGGGAATGCCGCAGAAACCTCGGCGGTTAAAGGCGATAAATGGCGGGTGCACTTTTCGCCGGACCGGACCGGCACCTGGGAATATGAGGTCGATTTCCGTAAAGGGAATTACGCGGCGATCAGTTCCAAAAAGGACACCGGTAAACCCGGCGAATTTATGGATGGGGAAACCGGTTCTTTCGATATTGCGGAAACGGATAAAACCGGGCGCGATTTCCGCTCCAAAGGCCGCCTTGATTATGTGGGCGGGCACTATCTGCAGTTTGCGGGCAGCGGGGAATATTTCCTGAAAATGGGCCCCGATGCGCCGGAAAACTTTTTGTCGTATGCCGAGTTTGACGGCACTCAGAATGCCGACGGGCATAAAGATAATCTCGTGAAAACCTGGGAAGCGCATTCCGGAGACTGGAAAAACGGCGATCCCGTCTGGCAGGGCGGAAAGGGCAAGGGGATTATCGGTGCACTGAATTATCTGGAATCCGAGGGCCTCAATTCGGTTTCTTTTCTGACGATGAATATCGGCGGGGATGATCAGAACGCTTTTCCGTATGTGGATTATGACACGCTGGACCGGTTCGACTGCTCCAAACTGGATCAGTGGGAAATTGTATTTGAACATGCGCAGCGGCACGGCCTTTTTCTGCATTTCAAGCTGATGGAACACGAAAACCAAGGCCTGCTCGACGGTGGAGCCGTGGGGGCTCGGACCAAATTGTACTATCGCGAAATCATCGCCCGTTTCGGGCATCATTTGGCGCTCAACTGGAATGTCTGTGAGGAGAGTGGCGAATGGGGACACCTGAGAACACCGCCGGCCGAAACGCCGGAACGGCTGGCCTGTGCGGAGCGTTTGTATCTGCAGGATCCTTATCAGCACCACCGGGTGATTCATAACGGAAAATGGTTCGATGATATTCTCGGGCCGGAGAGCAAATACACCGGACCTTCGCTGCAAACGAACCAAAAGGATTTCCGCAATGTGCACGGTAATGTGCTTAAACTGCGCAACCAGTCTGCCGAGCATGGAAAACCGTGGGCCGTGGCGTGTGATGAACCGGGCGATGCCTCCTTTTCGCTGCTTCCGGATGCGAATGATTCCGACGGCGTGAATCACTACAACGCCCGTAAAAATGCACTCTGGGGAACGCTGCTCGCCGGCGGATGGGGCGTGGAATGGTATTTCGGCTATAAGGTTCCGCACTCCGATCTGACCTGTACCGACTGGCGCTCGCGTGACGGTTTCTGGGACTATTGCCGCTATGCGCTCGCATTCTTCAACGAAAATAAGATCCCGTTCTGGGAGATGGAAAACAGCAATGCGCTGATCGGAAATCCGAAAAATGATGTGAATGCCGGATTCTGTTTTTCCCGGCCGGAAGTTTATGTGATCTATGTTCCAAAGGCTGGAAAAGCTGAGCTGGATCTTTCGGGCGTTTCGGGCGATTTCAATGTCCGTTGGTTCAACCCGCGCCGGGGCGGGGCGTTGCAGCACGGCTCTGTGGCTGCGGTGAAAGGCGGGGGAAAAGCCGATCTGGGGAACCCGCCGTCGGAAGCCGAAGAGGACTGGGTGATTCTGGTTCGTTAA
- a CDS encoding ThuA domain-containing protein, translating to MKKFIWSLLCAVLAVGGAEAKLKALIVDGQNNHAVWPKSTIMMKQYLEETGLFEVDVDRVRYIWKSEREAKYLPMAGDFESEAVKQPKSDPDFKPNFSDYDVIISNFGWKAANLSKETEKALEEYMLNGGGFVSVHAADNAWPQWIEFNKMIGVGGWGGRNEKSGPMVYFNDQGKEVRDTSPGNAGSHGPQHEFPIVVRAPEHPVMKGLPKSWLTSKDECYANMRGPALNMTVLATGEDQGVEKRKGKHQPMLMAIDYGQGRCFHTTLGHDTPAFEGVGFITTFVRGCEWAASGKVTIPVPDDFPTADAVSRRPFKLK from the coding sequence ATGAAAAAGTTTATATGGAGTCTGCTGTGTGCTGTGCTGGCTGTGGGCGGTGCGGAAGCAAAGTTGAAAGCACTGATTGTTGATGGTCAGAACAACCATGCGGTTTGGCCGAAGTCCACGATCATGATGAAACAGTATCTGGAGGAAACCGGCCTGTTTGAAGTGGATGTGGACCGGGTGCGCTACATCTGGAAATCGGAGCGTGAAGCCAAATATCTTCCGATGGCCGGTGACTTTGAGAGCGAGGCGGTGAAGCAGCCGAAAAGCGATCCCGATTTTAAACCGAATTTTTCCGATTATGATGTGATCATTTCGAACTTCGGCTGGAAGGCGGCGAACCTGAGCAAAGAAACCGAGAAGGCGCTGGAGGAATATATGCTGAACGGCGGCGGATTTGTGTCGGTGCATGCGGCCGACAACGCCTGGCCGCAGTGGATTGAATTCAATAAAATGATCGGTGTCGGCGGCTGGGGCGGTCGTAATGAAAAGAGCGGTCCGATGGTCTATTTCAATGATCAGGGCAAGGAAGTGCGTGATACTTCGCCGGGCAATGCCGGTTCCCATGGTCCGCAGCATGAGTTTCCGATTGTGGTGCGTGCGCCGGAACATCCGGTGATGAAGGGATTGCCGAAGTCCTGGTTGACGTCGAAAGATGAATGCTATGCCAATATGCGCGGTCCGGCGCTGAATATGACGGTGCTGGCCACGGGCGAGGATCAGGGTGTGGAAAAACGTAAAGGAAAACACCAGCCGATGCTGATGGCCATTGATTACGGTCAGGGCCGCTGTTTTCATACGACGCTGGGACACGATACGCCGGCTTTCGAGGGCGTTGGATTCATTACGACATTTGTGCGGGGCTGTGAATGGGCGGCTTCCGGAAAAGTGACGATTCCGGTTCCGGATGATTTTCCGACGGCGGATGCCGTTTCGCGCCGGCCGTTTAAACTGAAGTAG
- a CDS encoding LacI family DNA-binding transcriptional regulator, protein MSKQITIRDIAEKTGFSFQTVSRVLNGKAHLHKAATVRKIEKVANEMGYVPNLFAKGMQSGKTYSVGLIIDPFVDNFTEEIFRGAHDELMKRNYLPILLMHNQDGEDEQLVQRLAERRVEGLIIRPYPERMDEVSESIEQHHMPVVSVDYALTSEKKFDFVGTADEHGGQLAAEHLLELGHRRVAMLYTDTESLKLRKRGFEYAVSRMADAAEPVMLEGWNFEDDEKNQARIRDILTGENAVTGIFAGGDFMLPSVYRAAHSLNMPIPEELSVIGFGDEEFSEYMIPPATTLHQDAYEIGVQAAQLVIDRIENKDRQMPVRQMRFEPHLLTRESTAAPKA, encoded by the coding sequence ATGAGCAAACAAATCACGATTCGCGATATTGCCGAGAAGACGGGGTTCTCGTTTCAGACCGTCAGCCGCGTGCTGAACGGGAAAGCCCATCTTCATAAAGCCGCCACGGTGCGGAAAATCGAAAAAGTGGCCAATGAAATGGGCTACGTACCGAACCTTTTTGCCAAAGGGATGCAGAGCGGCAAGACCTATTCGGTCGGGCTGATCATTGATCCGTTTGTGGATAACTTTACCGAAGAGATCTTCCGCGGGGCCCATGATGAGCTGATGAAGCGGAATTATCTGCCGATTCTGCTGATGCATAATCAGGATGGCGAAGACGAGCAGCTGGTGCAGCGTCTGGCGGAACGGCGGGTGGAGGGGCTGATTATCCGGCCTTATCCGGAGCGGATGGATGAGGTTTCCGAGTCTATTGAGCAGCATCATATGCCCGTGGTTTCGGTGGATTATGCGCTGACGAGTGAAAAAAAGTTTGATTTTGTGGGTACGGCTGATGAACACGGCGGGCAGCTGGCCGCGGAGCATCTGCTGGAACTCGGACACCGCCGGGTCGCGATGCTTTATACGGATACTGAATCGCTTAAGCTTCGTAAGCGCGGGTTTGAATATGCGGTTTCCCGTATGGCGGATGCGGCAGAGCCGGTGATGCTGGAGGGCTGGAATTTTGAGGATGATGAAAAAAATCAGGCCAGAATCCGGGATATTCTTACTGGAGAAAATGCGGTTACCGGAATTTTTGCGGGCGGCGATTTTATGCTGCCCAGTGTTTACCGTGCCGCGCATTCATTGAATATGCCCATTCCGGAAGAGCTGTCCGTGATCGGTTTCGGCGATGAAGAGTTTTCCGAATATATGATTCCGCCGGCTACGACACTGCATCAGGACGCTTATGAAATCGGCGTGCAGGCGGCTCAGTTGGTGATTGACCGCATTGAAAACAAGGACCGTCAGATGCCGGTACGGCAGATGCGTTTTGAGCCGCATCTGCTTACGCGCGAATCGACTGCTGCGCCAAAAGCCTAG
- a CDS encoding sulfatase-like hydrolase/transferase encodes MMKAMWFPVLGILLAAGTLRAAGGKKMNVILVMADDISAREFPYYESTTWTGERRAKTPMMDRMIDGGGCFVETFWGSTICKPSRVQLMTGTYAYQNKYWDNKHIGSDCWNVYSGYESAPITLGRMSRDAGYANIWVSKNHIGAGGDVLSFGFNECVFDPAEPARHMGWNPFGTPNTNPYPIFRTANPEDWDHESFFWWPEIQLINHPDFPDEPFKFVKTEINDYAPDLEMEYIFDFMERSKASGNPFFVMHHPHLGHLARDCAIPGTPTVWPGTPEIEWKNGKYVRKEPKHIKNNDGTYERINITPAGLSYHVEYLDYHMWQYVEKLKEMGELENTVILFFADNGTQDNAGHFGKARITQQQGQQVPLMIYAPGVKSLRQGRLPVFADFTDMLPTLAELMGFEFPENYDRLDGKSLWPYLTGKSKKHRDYIYAMRIDAQMIRNDKVMKDGEGTWYDVNKRPGDYHSFTRLEDLPNGEYKNMLLAEKAKLEPELKKYALYDTDSEAPLPSPDADKDGIADWFEQKFGPLNPDEDPDGDGIDNFHEYIHGGDPRDPKLPTAAQLPHQVELTDAQGEYTGIEFQRLEELGPDYWFVIEGSADGRSWSTDGVMQQHTRRSLGNGMERIVARVAADRNKTSIAELRVTVKKPRKRQPRKFVNLLKKK; translated from the coding sequence ATGATGAAAGCAATGTGGTTTCCGGTCCTGGGAATCCTGCTGGCTGCCGGTACGTTGCGTGCGGCAGGCGGGAAAAAAATGAACGTGATTCTGGTGATGGCGGACGATATCAGTGCGCGGGAATTCCCGTATTATGAATCGACGACGTGGACGGGGGAGCGCCGGGCAAAAACGCCGATGATGGATCGGATGATTGACGGCGGCGGCTGTTTTGTGGAGACGTTCTGGGGCTCGACCATTTGCAAGCCGAGCCGGGTGCAGCTGATGACCGGTACGTATGCGTATCAGAATAAATACTGGGATAATAAACATATCGGTTCCGATTGCTGGAACGTCTATTCCGGTTATGAAAGCGCCCCCATTACATTGGGACGAATGAGCCGCGATGCAGGGTATGCGAATATCTGGGTGTCGAAAAATCATATCGGGGCCGGCGGCGATGTGTTGAGTTTCGGATTTAACGAGTGTGTTTTTGATCCGGCGGAACCGGCGCGTCATATGGGGTGGAACCCGTTCGGAACGCCGAACACCAATCCGTATCCGATTTTCAGAACCGCGAATCCGGAGGACTGGGACCATGAATCCTTTTTCTGGTGGCCGGAAATTCAGCTGATCAATCATCCTGATTTCCCGGATGAACCGTTTAAATTTGTGAAAACGGAGATCAATGATTATGCGCCGGATCTGGAGATGGAATATATCTTTGATTTCATGGAGCGTTCCAAGGCCTCTGGAAATCCGTTTTTTGTGATGCATCATCCGCATCTGGGACATCTGGCCAGGGATTGTGCCATTCCCGGAACGCCGACGGTCTGGCCGGGAACGCCGGAGATTGAGTGGAAAAACGGGAAATATGTGCGTAAGGAGCCAAAGCACATTAAAAACAATGACGGTACGTATGAGCGGATTAATATTACCCCGGCGGGGCTGAGCTATCATGTGGAGTATCTCGATTATCACATGTGGCAGTATGTCGAGAAGCTAAAGGAAATGGGGGAGCTGGAAAATACGGTTATTCTGTTTTTTGCGGATAATGGTACGCAGGATAATGCGGGGCATTTCGGGAAAGCCCGGATTACGCAGCAGCAGGGGCAGCAGGTTCCGCTGATGATCTATGCTCCGGGCGTGAAGAGTCTGCGGCAGGGCCGTCTGCCGGTCTTCGCTGATTTCACGGATATGCTGCCGACGCTGGCCGAACTGATGGGGTTTGAGTTTCCGGAGAATTATGATCGGCTCGATGGAAAAAGTCTGTGGCCCTATCTGACGGGAAAATCGAAAAAACACCGCGACTATATTTATGCCATGCGCATTGATGCGCAGATGATCCGGAACGACAAGGTGATGAAAGACGGGGAGGGCACGTGGTATGACGTCAATAAGCGTCCCGGCGATTATCATTCGTTCACCCGGCTGGAGGATCTGCCGAACGGTGAATATAAAAACATGCTGCTGGCGGAGAAAGCAAAGCTGGAGCCGGAGCTGAAAAAGTATGCTCTGTATGACACCGACTCGGAAGCGCCGTTGCCGTCGCCGGATGCGGATAAAGACGGGATTGCCGACTGGTTCGAACAGAAATTCGGGCCGTTGAATCCAGACGAGGATCCGGACGGGGATGGAATTGATAATTTTCATGAATATATTCATGGCGGGGATCCGCGGGATCCGAAGCTTCCAACCGCCGCACAGCTCCCGCATCAGGTGGAACTGACCGATGCTCAGGGCGAATATACGGGAATCGAGTTCCAACGGTTGGAAGAACTGGGCCCGGATTATTGGTTTGTGATTGAGGGGTCGGCAGATGGTAGAAGCTGGAGCACAGATGGCGTGATGCAGCAGCATACGCGCCGTTCGCTGGGGAACGGTATGGAACGTATTGTGGCCCGGGTGGCGGCCGATCGGAACAAAACCTCGATTGCTGAACTGCGGGTTACTGTGAAAAAACCGCGTAAGCGCCAGCCGCGTAAGTTTGTGAATTTATTGAAGAAGAAGTAA
- a CDS encoding DUF2628 domain-containing protein → MNIYRIYEHEEKRQETVKVGFLWFAFFFGWLWALTQGLFKCALKWFLISLTISVVAQVISRLTHNTTMGSIFNLAALIVLWIWIGNIASRRKEAHLVKKGYKLIYESEAGCFDEAMSSFRKQQIPE, encoded by the coding sequence ATGAATATCTATCGAATTTACGAACATGAAGAAAAGCGACAAGAAACAGTGAAAGTTGGTTTCCTCTGGTTCGCTTTCTTTTTTGGGTGGCTGTGGGCGCTAACGCAAGGATTATTCAAATGCGCTCTTAAATGGTTTCTAATATCGTTAACCATTAGCGTTGTCGCACAAGTGATTAGCCGATTAACCCACAACACAACCATGGGCTCAATATTCAACCTAGCGGCTTTAATAGTGTTATGGATTTGGATTGGAAACATAGCAAGCCGTAGGAAAGAAGCTCACTTGGTAAAAAAAGGATACAAGTTGATATATGAATCAGAAGCTGGCTGTTTTGATGAAGCAATGAGTTCGTTTAGAAAACAGCAGATACCTGAATAA
- a CDS encoding IS110 family transposase, translated as MNNTPTHNVEKLLVAMELSNSKWLLAFYNGEKIRRKNIDARDRKRFLAELVLAKQKLGYPEDAEVLCCYEAGPTGFVLARRLIKLGFECVVIAPSLIPSKSGDKKKTDRRDARKLAEFLRSGHLTPVHIPDLDDEVIRDVCQGRTDAAQGLARTENYEPRNTRNTRKGKTGGSWVGLVRRTRRPVAEAFDPPVIGTFQPLENVDHDPNLAAAETIQPNPISEAIQYRTLDRQLWV; from the coding sequence ATGAACAACACACCCACACATAACGTTGAGAAATTACTCGTTGCCATGGAGCTGAGCAACAGCAAATGGCTGTTGGCTTTTTATAACGGCGAAAAGATCCGGCGCAAAAATATTGATGCCCGTGACCGCAAACGGTTTCTTGCTGAACTGGTCCTGGCCAAGCAGAAGCTGGGCTATCCTGAAGATGCTGAAGTGCTTTGCTGCTATGAGGCCGGGCCGACGGGGTTTGTGCTGGCGCGCCGGCTGATTAAACTCGGCTTCGAATGCGTGGTTATTGCTCCTTCATTGATTCCCTCGAAGTCCGGAGACAAAAAGAAAACCGACCGGCGCGATGCGCGTAAGCTGGCGGAGTTTCTGCGGTCCGGACACCTGACCCCGGTGCACATTCCCGATCTCGACGACGAGGTGATCCGCGATGTTTGCCAAGGCCGTACCGATGCCGCGCAGGGACTTGCGCGGACAGAAAATTATGAACCACGGAATACACGAAATACACGGAAAGGAAAGACAGGCGGTTCATGGGTAGGGCTGGTTCGCCGAACCCGCCGCCCGGTCGCCGAGGCCTTCGACCCTCCAGTCATTGGAACTTTTCAACCTCTGGAAAATGTAGACCACGACCCCAACCTCGCCGCCGCCGAAACTATTCAGCCCAACCCCATTTCGGAGGCCATTCAGTACCGCACCCTCGATCGCCAGCTTTGGGTCTGA